The following DNA comes from Babylonia areolata isolate BAREFJ2019XMU chromosome 31, ASM4173473v1, whole genome shotgun sequence.
CAGTAGGGAAAGCATTCACATTTTGACAacaatatgaaaacaaacaatgaaGACAAGGATATGCATGAGTGAACCATTTTGCTTTGACCCATATTgtacaaaaatataaacaaagcCGATCAAATTGTTTGACTGACCAAGAGAAGCTGTTCATATTTGAATAAAAACTTTCTTATTCTCTACAAAGTATAAGTAAAACCTCGTCTTGATTAAGGTGACAGGTTATCTGGTGTCTTTGCCGCCTGCAAATTTTGCAATGGCGCCACCATATTATAAGCAAACACAGCCTTCTAAATATTcgttgatgtttaaaaaaaaaaatggaacccACGAAACGCTGTACAGAGCTAGGCGGGGCTAAATTGTTATCATTTTAACCCTGTTGTGTCCAGTATTCTGCAATGGTATATTATACAACAGAAtggcggagggggtggaggggggggagatggcgtCTGGTGTGCGTGTACTATATATACGTCCGTGGCGGATACTCACTGCCGTGTGGCCACCAGCAAGGTTTTAAACTGGCAACAGACTTTGTGGGAACAGTTATGTTGTCCAACGTGTTCAAGGCTTCATAGAGTTCCAGCAAAGGTTGCCAACAATACCAAACAAAACAATCCAGTaaactatccccacccccacccatgctcCCCCACTACACACATACTTGATGAATATAATTGTTATTTTACTTCAGCCCCTGTCATGGCAAATCTGTCAACCACTGATTTAAATGTAACATCTGACAGTCGAGTTTAGGTCTTCAGTCACGCACCCGTTTAAACGTGTCTCAACAATTCTGCTTTTGTCCTTCAAAGACGAACAGATATTATGTCTTCCTTGTTGAAATGATATATTTTAACGCCActgattaaaaaatttttttttatcgtgtaCGTTTCTTTGCTTGGGGTTTGTGATTCGGTCAAACATTTTGACTGCACAAAACGACTGCCGTGCATATAAGCCTGCTAACTAAGTGTATTCTCATTCCGTTCCACATTATTTTTCTCTTCCGGTGTGTAAATGGCGACGTGCCGGTGAGAACTTGGTTGTTGAGAAAATTAACAGGTATGATAATTTAGACATGTCTGTTTATATTATTTGAGGCATTACCAGCAGTTTGTTGGATTTATTCATAACTCATTTAGCTTtcgattttctttttgtgtgacgTTAGATCGCTGATCAAATCTCTTCCGTTGTTCAGTCAACAGTTATACTTCGGACACAATGTACGTGCCGTATAGTGCCTCCAGAAGACACGGGTCGATTTTTGTCATTGCTAGCAAACACGTGGATATAAGTTGCTATGCAATTAATAATACTAAAAATCCGATATGTTGTAGTTGTTATGTAATCATAAATAACGCAGTGCTGTTATTACATGCCGCGGCAAAGACTCAGAACGGGAACTGGACGGGTTGGCTGCCAAGTGAAGGCATCGCTATTCGTGCTCAGCTTTTTGTGGTTTGGTGTATTTCATATATATTGTGATTACGTTGTCGTTTAAGTGCGGTTGAAACCATGTAAAAACACAGCTGTTGTAAAACTTGAGTTTAATGCTtgtaaaaatgttgttttttttttaatataaaaaaagacaaggaacTGGAAATGAAGGACACTTGATTTTAATGTATGTGAAAAACTAGACTAGGAAATGAAGGATCTGCAGTTTTTGCATTCAAGTTTCAACTTTTCAAGTTTGAGCAATTATTGGATTGCaccagtttggaaaaaaaagaattacatatatatatatatatatatatatatatatatatatataatttatatgtgtgtgtgtgtgcgtgcatatgtataaAATGACATATGGCCAGATTGTAATCAAATATCAAGATCATATTTATTTTTAAGTTTGATACAAGTTATGGTCACAGTTGAAGATCTACTTTGGACTGACTGATGTAACTGTAAGCATCGATTAGACTGCCACAATCAGCACAATGTTCTTGAGCATATTGTGACCCTGTGAGGAATATTACTCAACTgatcaaaaacaaaccaaaaatactGACAAACCAAAAATACTGACATACTATGCAGTATGCTATATAAATTAACATACTATTGCTAGTATAGATTTCTGCAGTTTGCAGATTGATTTATTGCAAAAATCTTCATTTTATTCATGTAACTTTTATAGTTTATAATCAATGTAAATGTAATTTAATCACTGAAAGAAAACATTCTTTTTCCTACTCTGGTAGATTCACCAGTTGTTGAATGCCATATACTTGAGTGTTGTGTTTATCTGAATTTATGAAACATAGAGTTAGTGATCTTAATTAGGAGCATGGGTGAAACCTGTCCTGGCAAATAGTGATGAtgcccttccccccatctcttaCAATTTTTACATAAAATGTAAAAAATTTCCTAGACTGCagtaatcctgtgtgtgtgttgtaaaactaaaaacttttttttttggttagatGGACTCAGAGATGCCAGGCCAGTCTATTATTTAGgccttgtttgtgtttttgttttgtttttaagtgcaGACTCCACAGACGATTCAGAAGTCTTCTCCTTAGATTTTTATCACCCAtgcttaaattaaaaaaaaacaacaactaaggaaTAAAGATgtaagggtggtgggagggggcatgcgggggtgggtgggggtgtactgGGAGGTTGTGGGGTGGGAACAAACAAGATTGAAATCAGTTGATTGcttttttgttctttgctgttcatTCCCACTCATGCTATCACGTTTCAGTGCAGAAGACTTGTGCAACATGGCCAATTTGGGGGAGTTCAATGTTGAGAATTTCCGAGACGAGCATGAGAGCAACTCAGAGTGGAGGATGAGGAAGGAGTTTTTGGCCACCAACTTCCGAAGCGTCCCCCTGGACCGTCTGATTTGCCTGTCCCGCTGTTTCATTAGCATAGAGGTGTACGGCTGCACCTACCCCCCTGAAGTCATGGACGAGGTCCGGCAATTGAGCGAAAACGTCGACCCCGAGATCATGGCCAACCAGAGGGAGCGCATGAAACAAAAGTATGATGCTGTTTTGGGTGATGATGGATTGTCATTCAGtctttgagggggaaaaaaaaaaaaagatgatgaaaaaaatttttaaagaggAAAACGATGTGCTGGAGAGTGTTAACGAATTGGTGTCAACTCCAGGACTGTTGTCTTCAGTGTCACTGCTGCTTCAATCCAGCCCccatctcctcctcatcctctgcTCTGATTCAGGGAGGCCTTGCATAGTGAtgtgtcttgttttctttcttttctttttttttttttatccttttttcaaATTTAATGTATTATGAATTTGTGGTAGAAAGGttaggttttttgggtttgttttttttccacgttcTGTCagataaataaattgaaattgaaatatgtttcttcttttctgagGTTTGAACATGGTTCTTGAAAAACAGAAGGTTTCCAAGCTGTAAATTGAAATGTTTccaaagttggggttttttttgttttgttttttgtttttgtttttttaaaataaatattccAGCTCCTTCTTTGCAAGGTTCTCTGTCAGTGTGAAAATACCTTTatacacagaggcagaggatCCTTGCTGAGATGGGGCTGGATTGAAACACTTGTGAAATAGATATATTTATTATCGGGATCTTAGTTTGCATGACGTTTCTGTGTTTCAATACAAATTGCctgaaatgttttattttatttttgttataattGAATGACAAGATTCAAGATAAATCTTTAATTTCTCAAGTTGAAGTGAAAAATGAAAAAGTGTTTTAGTTTCAGCTGCACATACACAAAAGCATGAAAGAATGCACATGTTTTAAAACAGAGCAGTATAAATAAAAATGACAGGAACTTCCAGCATGAATGAACTTCTGGTTAATTTTAACAGAATGGTAGAATGACAAGAACTTCCAGCCTGAAACAGCACTTGTTAGAAATCAAATAAAACAGCCAGAAATAACATGTAAAACAGAATGATACAGTAACAAGAACATCAGCTTGAAATAACGACATACATTTTTACAGCAGAAAGGTACAAATGACAAGAACTTCCAGCACGAAACAACACACAGTTGAAACAGAATGACACAATGTTGGCTTAATGACAAGAACTTCCAGCATGAACTGATGAAATaacacacttaaaacacacacatgtatgtgcacatgcgtacacacacacacacacgcacacgcacacgcacattcttATTTATCTATGAACAATCTTTTATTTgaagatgaattaaaaaaaaaaaaaaataataatgactggTGCAGTAAAAGAGAAGCCATGGGGAATTCTGTTGCACAAGTGTAGCACAAGGCATGACCAAATGATGATTGTATAAGAACATAGGAATTTAGTCTTTATTCATTTAAGTggttcagcaacaacaacgaaaaaaaaatgtatattccATACTGCTTACTGCATGTGCTGTGCCACCTGTGCAGCAActtaaaaaaaccacaacatacacacacaagtagtcacgtgcgcatgcgcgcgcagacACATGCACGCTTTTGCAAatgcacacgcaagcatgcaGATTAGCTCTTAAGTCTAACCTGTGGGTATATACAAAAGAGTTTGAAAGGAatagtttgttttcattttcaaatgTGAAACAGATTACTGTTGAGTGTTCTGTAGAGTAActcttgttttactttttgttttgttttttgataagtAATTTAGTAAGTCTATTCATTAGTAAGATGGGGTTTTATTTACATTTTGTTTGGTGTAGTTTTGGGGTTGTGTTTCTTATTGATTTATATTCTTTGTGatttacatttgttttgttttgttttccaggtACTACCTGTAGTTTTGAATAGCAAGCCTAACTCCACTCACTGCCACCATGAATTTTGTCAAGTCAGCACAAGAATACCACAGCACAGATGTCTCACATGCCCAGGAGCAGCACAACCAAGGTTATCACAGCAGgcaggggtttggtggggggggagggggaggtttcaACGGCCCAGGACCCATGGCCCAGAACTTTCGTGGGCCTTCCAATTCCTTCATGGGACCCAGGGGTGGGTACAGCAGACCCCCAGGTCGTTTTGGAGggtctggtggtggtggcttcAGTGGTTCCCAGCAGTTTGGAGGATCCCGGGGGGAGCAAGGGGGCGGCATGGGCAGGCAGAGATACAACAATGATGCCCAGCAGAGGTTTGGCGGTGGCAGTCAGAAACCGTCGGCGTCTCAGTACAGCGGCTTTGTCAAGCCAGTGAAGACAGAGGACCAGTTTGAGGGAGGGGACGGGAGCagggcccctcccccctccaccccatactCTGGCATGAGCAGGTCTTTCTCGTCGCCATCCATGCCGATGCGACACCCGTACAGCGGACCTCGCTTCCCGGGCACCTCGGGGCCCAGGATGATGGGCAAGTCAGCGtctagtggggagggagggggcccgATAAGGGCTGGGATTCGCGGGATCGGCAGAGGACCCCGGTTTGGGGGAGGAGCTGGAAGAGGCGGCagcgccaccaccaacaccaccaatgaCAACTTCAGCGGGGTGGAGGCGGCAACAGCGGCGGCGGCCCGTGCCACCCGGGAGGCCACCAACCCTCATGCCAAGTGCATCGTTCTGGCCTCAGGCAACATGAACCTGTCCAAGTTCAAGCGCCTCGCTGAGGAGATCAAAAAGCTCAAGTCTAAACGGCCCAACGCCATCGACACCATCCACTCGGCAGCCAACATTgctcatgtcagcattcagtcagAGATCGAGTCGGGCCCTATTGTGCGAGGGACAGGCACGTTCTTCTGCTTGGTTCAGTTTGACGGCATCAACATCTCCGTTGCCACTGGCCTCAACAAACGTGCGTCCAAAGTGGAAGCCTTTGAGATTGCCCTGCAGAAGCTGATGAAGCCGTTCCAGCGCATCATTGAAATCGACGGCGCCACCAAGGAGTTCCAGGCATCTGACTATGACTTTGCAGCGGAGGAACCGAGGCAGACGGTGATCAAGCCGACGTCCACTGTGGTGGCCAATatcagtggggaagggggggactcCATCAATAGCTTTCAGAGGGAATCCAACGTCGAGGCCATTGTGGACATCAAGAAGAGGAATTATGTGGCCAaggtatgttgttgttctttttttgtgtaggtggcttttggtgtgtgtttttgtgtgtgtgtgagtgttgtgtgtgtatatcctcaaactgtgtgtgcctctgtgtgtgtgtgtgtgtgtgtgtgtgtgtgtgtgtgtgtgtgtgcaatgaatgCATGTATTCAGTAGGTCGTGCTtttaatatgtatgtgtgcacatgtgtggtcGTGCCTGTAGTACGGGACCCATTATGATTATCTTATTGAAGTCTTAATTCAATGCAGAGATTGTGCCAGAAAAAGCAAAGTAAGCTTGAGTGGATGGATAttgtattttccttctttttgttctggGTGGGGAGATTCTCCTGCTGCTTACTGTTTGGCagatgtgttaccactaggccacaagTTACTACTCTACACAATTTGCTAACTGAGAAAGTGTATACTAGTGTGGATTGTGTGTTACAGGAGTTGGATGACTTTTGTCACATTGTgatggtgtgttaatgtgtgacGGGAGCTAGGTGACATTGTgatggtgtgttaatgtgtgacaGGAGCTGGATGACTTTGTCACATTGTgatggtgtgttaatgtgtgacaGGAGCTGGGTGACTTTGTCACATTGTgatggtgtgttaatgtgtgacaGGAGCTGGGTGACATTGTCACATTGTgatggtgtgttaatgtgtgacaGGAGCTGGGTGACATTGTCGCATTGTGATGGTGTGTTATTGTGTGACGGGAGCTGGGTGACTTTGTGTTGGTCACTTGCTGTGTTAATGTGTGACAGGAGCTGGGTGACTTTGTGTTGGTCACttggtgtgttaatgtgtgacaGGAGCTGGGTGACTTTGTGTTGGTCACTTGGTGTGTTATTAATATGTGACGGGAGCTGGGTGACTTTGTGTTGGTCACttggtgtgttgctttgtgtgacAGGAGCTGGGTGACTTTGTGTTGGTCACttggtgtgttaatgtgtgacaGGAGCTGGGTAACTTTGTGTTGGTCACttggtgtgttaatgtgtgacaGGAGCTGGGTGACTTTGTGTTGGTCACttggtgtgttaatgtgtgatAGGAGCTGGGTGACTTTGTGTTGGTCACttggtgtgttaatgtgtgatAGGAGCTGGGtgactttgtcagtttgtgttggTCACTTTGTATTGGTcaattggtgtgtttgtgtgtgacaggtgctgGGTGACTTTGTCAATTTATGTTGGTCACTTTGTGTTGGtcagttggtgtgtttgtgtgtgacaggtgctgGGTGACTTTGTCAATTTGTGTTGGTCACTTTGTGTTGGtcagttggtgtgtttgtgtgtgacaggtgctgGGTGACTTTGTCAATTTGTGTTGGTCACTTTGTGTTGGtcagttggtgtgtttgtgtgtgtcaggagCTGGGTGACTTTAtgatggtgtgtttatgtgtgacagGAGCTGGGTGACTTTGTACTGGTGGAGCCCCAGGAGCACAACAGCAGTGTGAACGGAGCCAGCATCCTCAGACGGAGTGCTGACTTCAGCAAAATGCTGCTGGAGTATGACTTTGCTGCGTCAGGGTCCGGTGGggcagtcaggtgtgtgtgtgtgctttgttgatAATAGTATTATGTTAATAATTTTTTAAGACCATCTACACAGGTACAGTAGGGGCACATCCCTCAACAAAACCATCCTCCCGAACTTCAGTCTCCCACTGTCCCCTTCCTGACTGTTGGGAGTTTGAGCTGTTCCACCTCAATGTGTCAACAGAGACGCATTGGCCCCATCACAAACAGGAGAACCCGTGGGTCCCGGGACCTGAGATACTCAGATCGTCTCCTACAGTAAGAGAACTATCCCAACCACATGGGTTTGGCAATCACCGGAATGGTTAGCAATGCTCTGCGATGGGAACAAGGTATTCCCAAGTATTACGGCGAGTCCGTAAGTGTAAGAAAGGAGCAAAGAAAAGTCGGGAACAGTCGCAGCGACCACAGAAGAGCGAAATGACgttcacaaaacaaaacttcGAATAAAACGTCTCAAACGATGTAAGATATGTGAATCCTGAGACAAAAACGTCCCGGAAAgccgcaacaaacaacaaatatacaTGAAAATACAATTTCTAATGCATAAAAGAttggcaaagacagagcaaatGGATAATGTCACTTATCTGAAAAATGGCAGCCATTGAGAATGATTATTTATCGCCTGCCAGAAAcagcatttcattggctagcTGACGGTGGACAGATGGCGAGATGTCGTATCCCTAAGTTGCCGTGATAAATTTTGGcggagaagagcaaacagatggGCCTGGTTTGCATGAGTTTTACATGGTACactatatttaaccaaactgggtgtataatacaaactcctcctgtcaataataatgataatggtatataATATAGTACTTTTATGGTGTATTAGTGTAAGCACCCTATAGGGCTCTAACACCTCACATGCAACAATATACAACAGTGCCTAATTGTTCCCTCTGGATTAGTCAGTGCTTGAGGCCACTACCTCTTAAGGTTTTTTATGTCAGCAGGTTTATGGGGGACTGTGGTTGGACGGTCGTAGTGACAAACTCTACTCTTGAGGAGACGttcactcactgactcagtcTTGCTTGGTGACTGTTGTTGTCAACAGGGGCTTGgtgatgttgtgtgtatgttggatCGGACGTTGCTTTTGGGAGGAGCTATAGTGTTCCAGAGCTGTTGACTTTGTCTGGCTTCATTTTGTATGTAGTGCTTCGTTTGTTTATTACAGCATTAGTATCTCTTGTTTTAAGGTTGCTTTTGCTATTTTCTTTATTTCCACAACAAATATTTATTGTGAAGAGCCAGATGAGTGTGGGCGGGGGAGATGATTTCCCATGGTTTGATAAAGGTTATTTTGAGGAGTTGATATTATGGGGGAAATTATTAATAAGACATGACTTCAAACTTCAAGTTGTCACATTATGGGTGTCTGTGCACTCATGCTGTATTGTCCTGTTTACCAGGTGCGTGCTGAAGCTGGAAGGCAAGGTCCTGGCCGACATTGTGGCCCACAGTAAAATGGCCTCCAAGATTGAAGCGTCCCAGAAAGCAGTGGACGTGCTTCGCGATCAGTGCTGGACCATCCTGACGAAGCAGGTGCACGACAGCAACACCCCCGAGATCACCAAGGAGGAGATGTTTGACGACCTGGCCACCTGCTTCTCCACCAGCTCCGTCTCCTCCATGTCCACCCCCATCGCCGATGGCAACAAGGGCAAGAAGCTGCTGGAGAAGATGGGCTGGAGAGGGGGCGGCATCGGCAAGGACGGGGCAGGGATCGAGGAGCCGGTCACCATGAAGCAGGTGATCAACCGTGAAGGTCTGGGGCTGGACGCCAAGCGGGGCATCTCGGGCGACTTCCGCGCCCGCATCACAGAGCTGCTGGAGAACTATGCGGCCTCTGAGCGGCAGGACGACCTGGTCTTCTCCCCGCATTTCCGCAAGGATGAGCGCATCATCATCCACAACGAGTGCCGGCGGCTGAACCTGAAGAGCAAGAGCAACGGCCAGGGCAACACGCGCTACCTCATCATCCGTCGCAAGCGCTCGGCCTTCCAGCTGCTGGAGCACGTCATGCGGTGTGGCGGGGAGACGGCGCGCTACAAAGTGGTGCCCCCTGGTGAGCGCAAGTACCCCTGGCGGTCGGTGCTGCCCACAGCGGCCTCCCTCAACGCCAGCGCAGCGCCCAAGACCCAGACATCTGCAGCCAGTAAATCCTCAGCGCCACCACCTCAGCACGGCGGCCCCCCCATGGCCACGCAAGGCAAACAGGGACTGCTGTCCACGCCCATGCTGGGGATGGTGGCACAGAACCTGGCGGCAGGCATGCTGGCACAGATGGGGTCCTGTCTTATGGGGCAGAACGGCCCCGCCGGGGGCATGATGGGACACAACTCTGCGATGATGGGACACAACTCTGGGATGATGGGGGGGACCAGGGGAGTGGCGCACGGGATGGCCCGACCCAACTCCTCTCCGGCAATGATGGGTCAGAACCGTGGTGGACTGCTGGGGGCAAAGCCTGCCAGCTTTCAAGGGCAGAACTTTCCTTCTGGGGTGATGGGGCCAAGTCAGAACTCCGTTCCAAAGTAATTCTATAGTTTCAGTGAAGGATTGAGAATTGACTAGTTATGTtgcgagggggaggtgggggggacgaATCAGTGCtttgccaacttttttttttccttctgaaatgGGAGGAGAAGATGTTTGAggtgaattgaatttgaattatTTCACTTCATTTATGTGATTGAAACACACAATGAAAGCAtggttcactttctttttttttctttttttttttaaattcgaagagggggaaggtggagtaGAAAAGGTGGAATTGAAGAAGATGGGAAGATGAGATGATACTGTTGACAGGCTGATGATACTGTTGGTGTCGATTATGGAAGGTGTTCTGGAACTGCGACAGGTTGGAGCCGTCCCCACCTCATCTCTCTGTTTGCGTCACCTTGCCCCTCCATTACCTTTATTGTGGTgaaacaggcgtgtgtgtgtgtgtcaagactGACAGTTGTGTTTGTGTCGCTTCACAAGTGTTTGGATGCATGGTTGTATCATGTCATGGGCGTATTGGATGTCTGTCGTTCTGTTGGAAGATGCCGCACTGCTTCTGAGTTGTGTTACAGTTGAGGCAGCAACAGGTAGTTTACAGGAGTAATtactgaaaggaaagaaaaaaaaccagcaacaacaactgcaggctGAGGAATATGAATAttgcaagacgggcgcaatagccgagtggttaaagcgttggactgtcagtctgagggtcccgggttcgaatcacggtgacggcgcctggtgggtaaagggtggagatattttacGATCTGTTCCCtggggaaaggaaggtgtgactgtAAGTGTAACACCATGGAATGCCTGCTGTCAGAATCAAACACCATCTTTCCTTTAGGTTTTGCTGAAGTGACATTTCACATCCATAACTATTATTGAATACTATATCAACTAATGCTAGTAACAGGATCCCAAGTTGAAAAGTGGCCAAAGCTTGTGGTTTCCTTATGGTAGCAAAACTTGCCCAAAGTGGTAGTTTGAAATTAAAATCAAATTGCTTGCCACTAGGTATCATAAAtaggcagtgcagggtctcctctggtgtaagGCCTCATAACAAGCCAAGATCGATAGCTAACCTGTTGACTGCTGGCTCTGGGGCCGTGGCAGATGACCTTAGGTTCAGCTGCATGGTAGAGACacggaatgagcagcatgggcAAAATGCCACTCAAAAAAGCTTGtgcagcagaaaaagaaaaaaaaggttttgtgtaCAGCGTCATCGGTGTGAAGagagtatttatatatatatatgaaccgactctttgtcaaataatgtgtgtttgggggttgggggtgatttttttttttttttttttttttccagggaaaTGTCTCGGTCTATTTTTTACATCTAAAGATTTTTTTACTTTCCTTGTCCATAGTGCTGTTGCACGgtgaaaaaaaatctgatattGGGAAAATCATTTTGAATGAAATTTAATGCCCCCAGGGCCTGAGTCCATCTGTACATCAGCCATCACCATGTGTTTGTCCTTttgccgtgtgtctgtctcttcaccatcatgcgtctgtctcttcatcatcatgcgtctgtctcttcatcatcATGCGTCTGTCTCttctgcgtctgtctcttcatcatcATGCGTCTGTCTCTTCTGGTAACTGATGCATGTCACCTGACTGTTGATTCTTTTTCCcacttttcagttttcttttctttttgtttttttttttcttgctgcatCAATGTCATCATGACCTGGCAAATCCATTATTCTGAAAACATTTTCTTTGTGCAGCGAGACTGAATGTTGTCATGGAAACAGTATGCAGTTGTCATCCTGTGTTAGATATTATATATAGATCTATAGTCATGAAAGTTTGTGTGGAGCGattcattgttgttttctttggttttgaACTATGTTGGTCATGTGTCATGCAAATGGGTGTTGTAATTACTGCGTCTGTGAACTATCTGAGTAGCTGCAGTGCAGACTGGGAATGCAGCTGTTGCAGCGTCACAACTTACAGGTCATGAACATCACATATTGTGCAAATGAAGGCTGGCATGAGTGGATTTTGGTTAGGGATTATTCAAGTTATTTGGATGTGTCTGATTTTTATTGTACCATAAGATAACAGTGTAAAGAGAGGTTGTGGTGGGGAAATAAACAGGATTCATTCAACTGGCTTGAGTGTCACTGTAAGCATACGTTGTTTGTGGAGAAAAATATACAGCCATCGCTACCATCCCCTCTTCCATTGGATGAAAGAATACATACTTTGTAACAAAAAGGACATAAATATACACAAAATAGATTATATTGCATTTCAGCACTTCAGTCAgtgacatcttttcttttttttttttttttttgtcagaatgaTGGTGAAAACTGCGCTTTGCTCATGAAAACAACTCGTCGTCTTAATCCATTAAAATGATTCTTGATATCTGATTTTAAAACCAAATCACCTTTGTCAGTACACACTGTTATCAGTATGCATTTCTGATTTCTATGAAAGGTTATTACACACATCTCGTCGTCGTCACCCATTTAacactgtgttttgtgtgttctcaaggcctgaccaagtgtATTGCGTttcactgctggtcaggtatttgcttagcagatgtggtgtggcgtatatggatatgtccaaacgcattgacgcctccttgaggtactggaACTGATAATGTGTTTCAATCTATCtggaaaaaaatctatatatccAGAATCACCATATGGATTtatgctttgtttctttttcaagaGAGTGGGAGGTTGAAAAAGTGACAGCACTGACCATTACTGTGTCAGTAAAACAACTATCCTCATCATTGTAAAGGTGAAACATCACCCTTTGTAATCCTGTGTGGAAAACATCACTTCCAGAAAAAGTTATTATTCTCACATCAGTTCATTCTTGAAGCAGCAGCAGATTAGAGAAATCTAGCATTTGTATCCAGCTTCAGCATCGATGATCCAGTCAATGCACATGACAATAAACCAATGGAATTGTTTGGTTCAGAGTTCCCACCCTAATGTCAGAGTAATGTGTTTCAACTGGCCAGGCTTATGGCTTCGACCCTCACTGCATGAGAAAATGACATTGGAATGTAACCACTACATTGGTTTTACTGCATGGATCCACAGTGACACAGTGGGTAATCGGCTGAAGAA
Coding sequences within:
- the LOC143275842 gene encoding uncharacterized protein LOC143275842 translates to MNFVKSAQEYHSTDVSHAQEQHNQGYHSRQGFGGGGGGGFNGPGPMAQNFRGPSNSFMGPRGGYSRPPGRFGGSGGGGFSGSQQFGGSRGEQGGGMGRQRYNNDAQQRFGGGSQKPSASQYSGFVKPVKTEDQFEGGDGSRAPPPSTPYSGMSRSFSSPSMPMRHPYSGPRFPGTSGPRMMGKSASSGEGGGPIRAGIRGIGRGPRFGGGAGRGGSATTNTTNDNFSGVEAATAAAARATREATNPHAKCIVLASGNMNLSKFKRLAEEIKKLKSKRPNAIDTIHSAANIAHVSIQSEIESGPIVRGTGTFFCLVQFDGINISVATGLNKRASKVEAFEIALQKLMKPFQRIIEIDGATKEFQASDYDFAAEEPRQTVIKPTSTVVANISGEGGDSINSFQRESNVEAIVDIKKRNYVAKELGDFVLVEPQEHNSSVNGASILRRSADFSKMLLEYDFAASGSGGAVRCVLKLEGKVLADIVAHSKMASKIEASQKAVDVLRDQCWTILTKQVHDSNTPEITKEEMFDDLATCFSTSSVSSMSTPIADGNKGKKLLEKMGWRGGGIGKDGAGIEEPVTMKQVINREGLGLDAKRGISGDFRARITELLENYAASERQDDLVFSPHFRKDERIIIHNECRRLNLKSKSNGQGNTRYLIIRRKRSAFQLLEHVMRCGGETARYKVVPPGERKYPWRSVLPTAASLNASAAPKTQTSAASKSSAPPPQHGGPPMATQGKQGLLSTPMLGMVAQNLAAGMLAQMGSCLMGQNGPAGGMMGHNSAMMGHNSGMMGGTRGVAHGMARPNSSPAMMGQNRGGLLGAKPASFQGQNFPSGVMGPSQNSVPK